The Nitrosospira multiformis ATCC 25196 region CGTCCATGCCCGCGCGCAGGCAACGTTCTCTATCACCCTGCATGGCCTGTGCCGTTACCGCAATGACGGGAAGCCGCGATTTGCTGTCAGGGCGGCGGCGAAGTGCGGCAGTGGCTTCAAAACCATCCATCTCTGGCATCTCGCAATCCATAAACACCATATCATAGAGAAATGCATCCACCATCTCCATGGCTTCACGGCCATTGGTGGCAACATCTACCAGACAGCCCAGATTGCGCAATATCATCGCTCCGACGATCTGATTGGTAGCATTGTCCTCAGCAAGCAGTACGCGTGTACCGGCAAACAGACCATTCGAGCTATCCGCGGCCTGCATCTCGGGATTCGCCGGGAAGAAAGGCTGACTGATGAGATTTATAGTTCGCTGGTGGCGTTGCGCGTCCCAGATATTTACCAGAGTCGACAGTAATTCCGATTGCCGCGCCGGCTTGACCAGATAGGCCGCAAAGCCGATCTTCTGAAGCCGCTCTCTGAGATCGCCTTCCTGTCCCAGGGAACTCAACATCACCAGATGAATACTGCGGAGCAATGGATCCGCCTTGATGGTCCGGCCCAGCATTTCTCCGTCCATATCCGGCATCTGATGATCGAGAATCGCAATCCTGTAGGGATCACCGGAGGCGTGAGAGGTGTGCAGGGCCCGCAAGGCTTCTGCCCCGGAGGGGCAGCTGCCGATACGCATCCTCCAGCTGCGCAACTGCTCTTGCAGCACGAGACGATTAGCCGCGTTATCGTCCACAATCAGCACCCGAACATGTGTCAGGTCGATGTGCAGACCCGCATCCGTCGGCCAATTTTTCTGCAAGGCCAAAGGTAGCGTAAACCAGAACGTTGACCCAGCGCCCACCCGACTCTTCGCAGCGATGGTCCCCCCCATTAGCTGGACCAGTTGCTTGCTGATAGCCAGTCCCAGGCCTGTCCCGCCATAACGCCGCGTGGTAGAGGCATCTGCCTGCGTGAATTTGTCGAAGATGCTTTGCAGCTTATCCGGCGCGATTCCCAGTCCGCTATCTTCGACGCTGATGCGGAGTGATACCTCATCTTCACTGAGAGCCTCGGCTTCTACATCGATGAGTACGTGGCCCTTGTCTGTAAACTTGATTGCATTGTTGGTCAAGTTTATCAGTACCTGGCGAATGCGCCCGAGGTCGCCGAATACATAACGCGGCACATTCGGCAGGTAACGTACTATTACATTCACATTTGCCTTTCTTGCCGGCTGCATGGCAACCATGCCGGCTACCTCTTCAACGGCCTGAAGCAGATCAAAAGGAACCGGTGAAATAACGAGTTTACCGGCCTCGATTTTGGAGAAATCTAGAATGTCATTGATTATACAAAGCAGCGTTTCGCCACTCGCGCGAGCCAGTCCCGCCAGCTCGCGCTGCGAGGGGGTTAGCGTGGTGTTCAAAAGCAGCCCGACTGCCCCGAGCACGCCGTTCATCGGGGTGCGGATCTCGTGACTCATATTTGCCAGAAACTCGCTTTTGGCCCGATTGGCAGCCTCTGCCGCTTTTCGGGCATTCTGGAGCTCTCTCTCGATATTCTTCCTTGCGGTGATATCCTGGCCCGAAAAGTAGAATTCACGGACATCCTGCGCAGCAGCTATATTCCACAAAACCCAGCGAAAGGAGCCATCCTTGCACCGCATCTGGCTTTCAAAGGAAACATTGCTACCCATGACGAGCTTGTCCAGCTCTGCCGCCGTATCTGCGCGTGAACCGGAGAAGACAAGGTCCATAAAAGGCTTGGACAGCAATTCCTCCTCCGAATAGCCAAAAACTTTGGTCCAGGCTGTATTCACCCGCTTGAAACGATTGTCAAACCCGGAAATCGCAAGAAAGTTGAGAGACTGATTGAAATACCGATCACGTTCAGCCTGAGCCACGATGAAGGCGCGGGAAAGGCTACCTATCTCGTCGTTCGAGTCAATGTAGAAACTGGGCGAGTTGCTCGCCTCTCCGATATTCCTCGCTTTATCTTCGAGCCATGCAAGATTTTGCACCTTCCGATGCACGACACGATACGAAAAGGCAAACCAGGCCATGAGAAAGGCAAGCATGAAAAACACGCCGGATATAT contains the following coding sequences:
- a CDS encoding response regulator, with the protein product MSYIFYLVTGVLISLLTLFVALRFFELRKLNEAENVRYAGFLAVDELRQSSDDLTRTARAYVATGNPKFEQIYFDILAIRNGDKERPLHYERGHWDLILGHLNPESAPGRRISLRSQIRKLGFTATELAKLTKAENRSNQLTEREYKAFNAMKGLFQDSAGEFGVKGAPDAALASSLLHDESYHTAKAEIIRLLNEFHELLDKRTRNTMALAQNRANLYISGVFFMLAFLMAWFAFSYRVVHRKVQNLAWLEDKARNIGEASNSPSFYIDSNDEIGSLSRAFIVAQAERDRYFNQSLNFLAISGFDNRFKRVNTAWTKVFGYSEEELLSKPFMDLVFSGSRADTAAELDKLVMGSNVSFESQMRCKDGSFRWVLWNIAAAQDVREFYFSGQDITARKNIERELQNARKAAEAANRAKSEFLANMSHEIRTPMNGVLGAVGLLLNTTLTPSQRELAGLARASGETLLCIINDILDFSKIEAGKLVISPVPFDLLQAVEEVAGMVAMQPARKANVNVIVRYLPNVPRYVFGDLGRIRQVLINLTNNAIKFTDKGHVLIDVEAEALSEDEVSLRISVEDSGLGIAPDKLQSIFDKFTQADASTTRRYGGTGLGLAISKQLVQLMGGTIAAKSRVGAGSTFWFTLPLALQKNWPTDAGLHIDLTHVRVLIVDDNAANRLVLQEQLRSWRMRIGSCPSGAEALRALHTSHASGDPYRIAILDHQMPDMDGEMLGRTIKADPLLRSIHLVMLSSLGQEGDLRERLQKIGFAAYLVKPARQSELLSTLVNIWDAQRHQRTINLISQPFFPANPEMQAADSSNGLFAGTRVLLAEDNATNQIVGAMILRNLGCLVDVATNGREAMEMVDAFLYDMVFMDCEMPEMDGFEATAALRRRPDSKSRLPVIAVTAQAMQGDRERCLRAGMDDYISKPVKLEDFAAALKRWMPGREQGQKSETSPTARHEKSMADSTPNHSPPIVPSSLPVSSSLSMSSASSALNAEVVARLRSLAEATDPSLITQIFTSFLSDGAKRIDALKEALAGGNMELLHKTAHAIKGASANIGAHSLTDMAQKLELAGKAGDMTGAVTLIEQIEMEFGRVQHEITQSELDCVALPDATRP